One window of the Pempheris klunzingeri isolate RE-2024b chromosome 10, fPemKlu1.hap1, whole genome shotgun sequence genome contains the following:
- the casq2 gene encoding calsequestrin-2, whose translation MLSLWLFLLPCFSLVPLAPAEKGLEFPQYDGKDRVLDINEKNYKKALKTHSMLCLFYHGPIPDSKELQKQHQMTELVLELAAQVMEEKDIGFGMVDSHKDAKVAKKLGLEEEGSVYVFKADRVIEFDGLLSANTLVEFLLDLLEEPVEVIGNSLELRAFDRMEEDIRLIGYFKSEDSDHYEAFKEAAEQFQPYIKFFATFEKSVAKELTLKLNEVDFYEPFMEEPVTVPGKPYSEEDLVEFITEHRRPTLRKLRAEDMFETWEDDIEGIHIVAFAEEEDPDGYEFLEILKEVARDNTHLPDLSIIWIDPDDFPLLIPYWEKTFKVDLFRPQIGVVNVTDADSVWMEMDDEEDLPTPQELEDWIEDVLAGKVNTEDDDDDDDDDDDDDDDEDDDEDDDDDEDDDEDDDEEDDDDDNNDDEDEDEDDDDDDDDDDE comes from the exons ATGCTCTCCCTGTGGTTGTTCCTTCTCCCGTGCTTCAGCCTCGTGCCTCTGGCCCCGGCTGAGAAGGGCCTGGAGTTCCCGCAGTATGACGGGAAAGACCGCGTTCTAGATATCAATGAGAAGAACTACAAAAAAGCCTTGAAGACGCACAGCATGCTATGTCTGTTCTACCACGGACCCATACCAGACAGCAAGgagctgcaaaaacaacatcagaTGACTGAGCTGGTGCTGGAG CTTGCAGCACAGGTTATGGAGGAGAAAGACATTGGGTTTGGAATGGTCGACTCCCACAAAGATGCAAAGGTGGCGAAGAAACTAG GCCTGGAGGAGGAAGGCAGCGTGTATGTTTTTAAGGCTGATCGGGTGATTGAGTTTGACGGCTTGCTCTCTGCTAATACCCTTGTGGAATTTTTGTTGGAC CTGTTGGAGGAGCCGGTGGAGGTGATAGGAAATTCTTTGGAGCTGAGAGCCTTTGACAGAATGGAGGAAGACATCCGCCTCATTGGTTACTTCAAGAGCGAGGACTCTGATc ACTATGAAGCATTTAAAGAAGCTGCAGAGCAGTTCCAGCCCTACATTAAGTTCTTTGCCACATTTGAGAAATCT GTGGCCAAGGAGCTGACTCTGAAGTTGAACGAGGTGGATTTCTATGAGCCCTTCATGGAGGAGCCAGTCACTGTCCCAGGCAAGCCTTACTCTGAGGAGGATCTGGTGGAATTCATAACTGAACACAGACG ACCAACTCTGCGAAAACTACGTGCAGAGGATATGTTTGAGACCTGG GAGGATGACATTGAGGGCATCCACATTGTGGCTtttgcagaggaggaggacccCG ATGGTTATGAGTTCTTGGAGATCCTGAAGGAGGTGGCCCGAGATAACACCCACCTCCCTGACCTCAGCATCATCTGGATTGATCCTGATGACTTTCCTCTG CTGATCCCCTACTGGGAGAAGACCTTTAAGGTGGACCTGTTCAGACCACAGATTGGAGTTGTCAATGTTACAGAT GCCGACAGCGTGTGGATGGAGATGGACGATGAGGAGGATCTGCCAACCCCCCAGGAGCTGGAGGACTGGATCGAGGATGTGCTCGCTGGCAAGGTCAAcactgaggatgatgatgatgatgatgatgatgatgatgacgatgatgatgatgaagacgacgatgaagatgatgatgatgatgaagacgacgatgaagatgatgacgaagaggatgatgatgatgataacaatgatgatgaggatgaggatgaggatgatgatgatgatgatgatgatgatgatgagtag
- the LOC139208930 gene encoding helix-loop-helix protein 2-like — MMLRPDQTESDAPWDQTDTETFEDPFNVPDEPADGEGKARSVRAPAISREERRRKRRATAKYRYAHATRERVRVVAFNVAFAELRKLLPTLPPDKKLSKIEILRLAICYISYLNHVLDV; from the coding sequence ATGATGCTGCGTCCTGACCAGACCGAGTCCGATGCCCCTTGGGACCAAACGGACACGGAGACCTTTGAGGACCCTTTCAACGTGCCGGACGAGCCCGCGGACGGAGAGGGCAAGGCGCGCTCCGTGCGCGCTCCCGCTAtcagcagggaggagagaaggcGCAAGAGACGCGCGACGGCCAAATATCGGTACGCGCACGCCACCAGGGAGCGGGTGCGAGTGGTGGCCTTCAACGTGGCCTTTGCGGAGCTGAGAAAACTGCTCCCGACGCTGCCGCCGGACAAGAAGCTCTCCAAGATCGAGATCCTGCGACTCGCGATTTGTTACATCTCTTACCTGAACCACGTGCTGGATGTTTAG
- the LOC139208609 gene encoding vang-like protein 1: MDTESTHSGYSYHSSRSGRSNRHGDRSRERHKASSSKDSSRSERSVVINPPDTPSQESPVHNGEPLPGEPSPAADHGDEAQDDNWGETTTAVTGTSELSISQEEVVGLGKEIQDRTQGFRRYLPLAVGSCVGLLVLATPLVFLLLPAVLWPDRLQACGAACEGLFLSISFKLLILLVAVWALFLRPGHASLPRVCVYRAFLITLTLLLTMSYWLFYGVRILDAQDEDYHGIVQFAVSLVDSQLFVHYLAVVLLELRHFQPCYSVCIMRSTDGETRYYNIGQLSIQRAALSILEFYYRDFPLHNPALLSASKHRAAKHLAGLKVYNVDAPGNTAGAQPGNGNQSRAMVTAAAKRKDSAHNELYYEEADYERRVRKRRARLVVAVEEAFTHVRRMKKEDERATPSDIMDVREAALAIFPSMARALQKYLRTTRRQHCHSMESIQKHLAFCLVNNMSPKAFLEAYLAPGPTLQYGPERWMADQWTLVSEASVTSGLKDGTEFLLRCLDFNLAVTVKSIPYIRLTEEFIDPKSHKFILLLQSETSV; encoded by the exons ATGGACACTGAGTCGACCCACTCGGGCTACTCCTATCACTCCAGCCGCTCGGGGAGATCAAACCGACATGG GGATCGAAGCCGTGAGCGGCACAAAGCCAGCAGCAGTAAAGACAGCAGTCGCTCTGAGAGGTCTGTCGTCATCAACCCCCCTGATACGCCCTCCCAGGAATCTCCCGTACACAATGGAGAGCCGCTGCCAGGAGAGCCCTCACCAGCAGCAGATCATGGCGACGAGGCTCAG gATGATAACTGGGGAGAAACCACCACGGCAGTGACAGGCACCTCAGAGTTGAGTATATCTCAGGAGGAAGTGGTTGGACTGGGGAAGGAAATACAGGACCGGACCCAAGGCTTCCGCCGCTATCTTCCCCTGGCTGTGGGCTCATGTGTGGGGCTGCTGGTGCTGGCCACGCCCCTGGTCTTCCTGCTTCTTCCGGCCGTCCTGTGGCCCGACAGACTGCAGGCTTGTGGCGCAGCCTGTGAgggcctcttcctctccatctccttcaaGCTCCTCATACTCCTGGTGGCCGTTTGGGCCCTGTTTCTCCGACCGGGCCACGCCAGCCTgcccagagtgtgtgtgtaccgtgcCTTCCTCATTACACTGACGCTCCTGCTCACCATGTCTTACTGGCTCTTCTATGGGGTCCGGATTCTTGATGCTCAG GACGAGGACTACCATGGTATCGTCCAGTTTGCCGTGTCCCTCGTGGACTCCCAGCTGTTTGTCCACTACCTGGCCGTGGTGCTGCTGGAGCTTCGTCACTTCCAGCCCTGCTACAGCGTGTGCATTATGCGCTCCACTGATGGAGAGACGCGTTACTACAACATAGGACAGCTCAG CATTCAGAGGGCTGCTCTGTCCATTTTGGAGTTCTACTACAGAGATTTTCCACTCCATAACCCAGCACTTCTCTCTGCCTCAAAGCACCGGGCTGCCAAACACCTGGCTGGGTTAAAGGTCTACAACGTAGACG CCCCGGGGAACACAGCAGGAGCACAGCCTGGTAATGGGAATCAGTCACGAGCCATGGTCACAGCTGCGGCCAAACGCAAAGACAGCGCCCACAATGAGCTATACTACGAAGAGGCCGACTACGAGAGAAGAGTCCGCAAACGTAGAGCCAG GCTGGTGGTGGCTGTGGAGGAGGCCTTCACACATGTCCGACGGATGAAAAAAGAGGATGAGCGCGCAACACCGTCTGACATTATGGATGTGCGTGAAGCAGCTCTGGCTATATTTCCCTCCATGGCCCGTGCCTTGCAGAAGTACCTCCGCACCACCAGAAGGCAGCACTGCCACAGCATGGAGAGCATCCAGAAGCACCTCGCTTTCTGCCTCGTCAATAACATGAGCCCTAAG gccttCCTTGAGGCGTACCTGGCCCCTGGTCCGACCCTGCAGTACGGTCCTGAGCGCTGGATGGCCGACCAGTGGACTTTGGTCAGCGAGGCCTCAGTCACCAGCGGCCTAAAGGACGGGACAGAGTTCCTACTGAGGTGTCTTGACTTTAACTTAGCTGTGACGGTCAAGAGCATCCCTTACATCCGACTGACTGAGGAGTTCATCGACCCCAAGTCTCACAAGTTTATACTGCTGCTCCAATCAGAAACCTCAGTTTAA